The following proteins come from a genomic window of Sesamum indicum cultivar Zhongzhi No. 13 unplaced genomic scaffold, S_indicum_v1.0 scaffold00269, whole genome shotgun sequence:
- the LOC105180001 gene encoding RING finger protein B isoform X2, with protein sequence MAMRWEKVQQREGSGGPGVRWGHTCNAIKGGKLLYVFGGYGKNQCQTNQVHVLDTVNMIWSEPVMKGTAPTPRDSHSCTTVGDNLFVFGGTDGRRPLNDLHILDTSSNTWILPSVRGNGPEPREGHSAALIGKRLFIFGGCGKSVNSEIYYDDLYILNTETFSWKRVVPSGTPPSKRDSHTCSSWKNKIIVIGGEDSCNNYLSDVHILDADTLVWCKLNTTGQLLPPRGGHTAVGFGKNLFVFGGFSDEQNLYDDVYMLDIENASWMKIIAIGEGPSGRFSMAGESLDPQLGGVLVFIGGCNKNLEALDDIYYLHTGFSREIERDEKRIEKLSLRKQLKLKCQEQRTGTPAYEKSPFGVEHEQDTTVYQPMPISSFMPSGRQNFYLNEYQTPLGKRSFQAKVTKSFSDGYTIETIIDGKPLRGVLFSNKPSSINVGADTSNRKMEAMKSNGANVHGNQNSGVESEKSMKHHENDVRQADSIQKEKELADAQVEAAASEMKSSAASESSIPQEQVPEVSEPPMPADVNAASNATNNPSSSDAETHKENVSAVVKDQNISN encoded by the exons ATGGCTATGAGGTGGGAGAAGGTGCAGCAGAGAGAAGGGAGTGGTGGCCCCGGAGTGAGGTGGGGCCACACATGCAACGCCATTAAAGGAGGCAAGCTTCTCTATGTTTTCGGCGGCTATGGGAAGAATCAGTGCCAGACTAATCAAGTTCATGTTCTGGATACTG TCAACATGATTTGGAGTGAGCCAGTGATGAAGGGCACAGCACCCACACCGAGGGACAGTCATAGCTGTACAACAGTGGGAGATAATCTGTTTGTATTTGGTGGTACAGATGGAAGAAGGCCGCTTAACGATTTGCATATTCTGGATACCt CATCCAACACATGGATCTTACCAAGTGTTAGAGGAAACGGGCCAGAACCAAGAGAAGGTCATAGTGCAGCTCTTATTGGTAAAAGACTCTTCATTTTTGGTGGATGTGGCAAATCTGTTAACAGTGAAATCTACTATGATGATCTTTACATATTGAATACCG aGACCTTCTCATGGAAACGTGTAGTGCCATCAGGCACTCCTCCAAGTAAGAGAGACAGTCATACCTGCTCATCTTGGAAGAACAAAATCATCGTCATAGGAGGTGAAGACTCATGTAATAACTATCTGTCAGATGTCCATATACTGGATGCTG ATACTCTTGTTTGGTGCAAGTTGAACACTACTGGCCAGCTATTGCCACCTCGAGGTGGTCACACAGCAGTAGGTTTCGGCAAGAATTTGTTTGTCTTTGGGGGTTTCTCAGATGAGCAGAACTTGTATGATGATGTCTATATGCTTGACATTG AAAATGCTTCATGGATGAAAATTATAGCTATCGGGGAGGGCCCTTCTGGCAGATTTTCCATGGCTGGCGAAAGTTTGGATCCCCAGTTGGGAGGTGTTCTTGTTTTTATAGGTGGCTGCAATAAGAATCTTGAAGCACTGGATGACATTTATTACTTGCACACAG GGTTTTCTAGAGAAATTGAGCGAGATGAGAAACGAATTGAGAAGCTATCTCTAAGGAAACAGCTGAAGTTGAAATGCCAGGAACAGCGCACAGGTACTCCAGCATATGAGAAGTCTCCTTTTGGAGTTGAACATGAACAGGACACTACCGTTTACCAGCCCATGCCGATATCAAGTTTTATGCCATCAG GCAGGCagaatttctatttaaatgaATACCAGACTCCTTTGGGAAAGAGGAGCTTCCAAGCTAAAGTCACTAAAAGCTTCTCAGATGGATATACTATCGAAACTATCATTGATGGAAAGCCTCTTCGTGGAGTGTTATTTTCCAACAAACCAAGCTCTATTAACGTTGGTGCTGACACTTCCAATAG GAAGATGGAGGCAATGAAGAGTAATGGTGCTAATGTGCACGGCAATCAAAATTCTGGAGTAGAAAGTGAGAAATCTATGAAACATCATGAGAATGATGTGAGGCAAGCAGATTCTATCCAGAAGGAAAAGGAATTAGCTGATGCACAGGTGGAAGCTGCTGCTTCAGAAATGAAAAGTTCTGCAGCTTCTGAGTCTTCAATTCCCCAAGAG CAGGTTCCTGAAGTCTCAGAACCACCTATGCCGGCTGATGTTAATGCAGCAAGTAATGCAACTAATAATCCATCATCCTCCGATGCTGAAACTCATAAAGAGAATGTTTCTGCAGTTGTCAAGGATCAAAACATTTCAAATTGA
- the LOC105180001 gene encoding RING finger protein B isoform X1, whose protein sequence is MAMRWEKVQQREGSGGPGVRWGHTCNAIKGGKLLYVFGGYGKNQCQTNQVHVLDTVNMIWSEPVMKGTAPTPRDSHSCTTVGDNLFVFGGTDGRRPLNDLHILDTSSNTWILPSVRGNGPEPREGHSAALIGKRLFIFGGCGKSVNSEIYYDDLYILNTETFSWKRVVPSGTPPSKRDSHTCSSWKNKIIVIGGEDSCNNYLSDVHILDADTLVWCKLNTTGQLLPPRGGHTAVGFGKNLFVFGGFSDEQNLYDDVYMLDIENASWMKIIAIGEGPSGRFSMAGESLDPQLGGVLVFIGGCNKNLEALDDIYYLHTGFSREIERDEKRIEKLSLRKQLKLKCQEQRTGTPAYEKSPFGVEHEQDTTVYQPMPISSFMPSGRQNFYLNEYQTPLGKRSFQAKVTKSFSDGYTIETIIDGKPLRGVLFSNKPSSINVGADTSNRKMEAMKSNGANVHGNQNSGVESEKSMKHHENDVRQADSIQKEKELADAQVEAAASEMKSSAASESSIPQEQQVPEVSEPPMPADVNAASNATNNPSSSDAETHKENVSAVVKDQNISN, encoded by the exons ATGGCTATGAGGTGGGAGAAGGTGCAGCAGAGAGAAGGGAGTGGTGGCCCCGGAGTGAGGTGGGGCCACACATGCAACGCCATTAAAGGAGGCAAGCTTCTCTATGTTTTCGGCGGCTATGGGAAGAATCAGTGCCAGACTAATCAAGTTCATGTTCTGGATACTG TCAACATGATTTGGAGTGAGCCAGTGATGAAGGGCACAGCACCCACACCGAGGGACAGTCATAGCTGTACAACAGTGGGAGATAATCTGTTTGTATTTGGTGGTACAGATGGAAGAAGGCCGCTTAACGATTTGCATATTCTGGATACCt CATCCAACACATGGATCTTACCAAGTGTTAGAGGAAACGGGCCAGAACCAAGAGAAGGTCATAGTGCAGCTCTTATTGGTAAAAGACTCTTCATTTTTGGTGGATGTGGCAAATCTGTTAACAGTGAAATCTACTATGATGATCTTTACATATTGAATACCG aGACCTTCTCATGGAAACGTGTAGTGCCATCAGGCACTCCTCCAAGTAAGAGAGACAGTCATACCTGCTCATCTTGGAAGAACAAAATCATCGTCATAGGAGGTGAAGACTCATGTAATAACTATCTGTCAGATGTCCATATACTGGATGCTG ATACTCTTGTTTGGTGCAAGTTGAACACTACTGGCCAGCTATTGCCACCTCGAGGTGGTCACACAGCAGTAGGTTTCGGCAAGAATTTGTTTGTCTTTGGGGGTTTCTCAGATGAGCAGAACTTGTATGATGATGTCTATATGCTTGACATTG AAAATGCTTCATGGATGAAAATTATAGCTATCGGGGAGGGCCCTTCTGGCAGATTTTCCATGGCTGGCGAAAGTTTGGATCCCCAGTTGGGAGGTGTTCTTGTTTTTATAGGTGGCTGCAATAAGAATCTTGAAGCACTGGATGACATTTATTACTTGCACACAG GGTTTTCTAGAGAAATTGAGCGAGATGAGAAACGAATTGAGAAGCTATCTCTAAGGAAACAGCTGAAGTTGAAATGCCAGGAACAGCGCACAGGTACTCCAGCATATGAGAAGTCTCCTTTTGGAGTTGAACATGAACAGGACACTACCGTTTACCAGCCCATGCCGATATCAAGTTTTATGCCATCAG GCAGGCagaatttctatttaaatgaATACCAGACTCCTTTGGGAAAGAGGAGCTTCCAAGCTAAAGTCACTAAAAGCTTCTCAGATGGATATACTATCGAAACTATCATTGATGGAAAGCCTCTTCGTGGAGTGTTATTTTCCAACAAACCAAGCTCTATTAACGTTGGTGCTGACACTTCCAATAG GAAGATGGAGGCAATGAAGAGTAATGGTGCTAATGTGCACGGCAATCAAAATTCTGGAGTAGAAAGTGAGAAATCTATGAAACATCATGAGAATGATGTGAGGCAAGCAGATTCTATCCAGAAGGAAAAGGAATTAGCTGATGCACAGGTGGAAGCTGCTGCTTCAGAAATGAAAAGTTCTGCAGCTTCTGAGTCTTCAATTCCCCAAGAG CAGCAGGTTCCTGAAGTCTCAGAACCACCTATGCCGGCTGATGTTAATGCAGCAAGTAATGCAACTAATAATCCATCATCCTCCGATGCTGAAACTCATAAAGAGAATGTTTCTGCAGTTGTCAAGGATCAAAACATTTCAAATTGA